A stretch of the Flavobacterium sp. 5 genome encodes the following:
- a CDS encoding helix-turn-helix domain-containing protein has protein sequence MEKRVRKSIISQEIILLGQRIEEIIKEKDLKTREVAHDANLDVENLRKYIKGKQEMKVGTMLKIAKSLNVSIEELFDFLISK, from the coding sequence ATGGAAAAAAGAGTTAGAAAATCAATAATTAGCCAAGAAATTATACTACTAGGACAACGTATTGAAGAAATAATTAAAGAAAAAGATTTAAAAACGAGAGAAGTTGCTCACGATGCTAATTTAGACGTTGAGAATCTAAGAAAATACATTAAAGGAAAGCAAGAAATGAAAGTTGGCACAATGCTAAAAATTGCTAAATCTTTAAATGTTTCAATAGAAGAATTGTTTGATTTTTTGATATCAAAATAA
- a CDS encoding site-specific integrase, which translates to MANLKVLLDTRRQKTDGNFNIIFRITHDRKVYTLNSGISTTELYWNEQRKELDKSHPNAKLLNIKLSKDYFKIQQAILELDDSFTIVDLRNRIEGKIKASESVTFKLFSDKLIAQMLEVKKTGNALVYQTAVNQIIAFSGKTNLLFNEIDYVLLEQFTHHLVVKGLKQNSISNYLRTIRAIYNKAIKAKVLKDSFYPFDDLIIKSEKTVNRAVLKEDIVKFEQMTLVENSGSWKAVNYFLLSFYLVGISFTDLAYLKPQNIVDGRILFKRRKTHKSYSIKLFPQTESIIKKFSSIGNKYLLPILNDTISEDSKKAKIVIKQWIKTTNKYLKRIGEQQGIGIPITSYVARHTFATTAKKLGYSNELIAEALGHEYGNKTTNIYLDSFDKEIVDVMHFKVIS; encoded by the coding sequence ATGGCAAATTTAAAAGTCCTTTTGGATACAAGAAGACAAAAAACAGATGGTAACTTCAATATCATCTTTAGAATTACTCATGATAGAAAAGTTTACACATTAAATTCTGGAATATCAACTACAGAACTTTATTGGAACGAACAAAGAAAAGAATTGGATAAATCCCATCCAAATGCAAAATTATTGAATATTAAATTGTCTAAAGACTATTTTAAAATACAGCAAGCAATCTTAGAGCTTGATGATTCTTTTACAATAGTAGACTTGAGAAATAGGATAGAAGGTAAAATAAAAGCTTCTGAGTCAGTAACATTTAAATTGTTTTCTGATAAATTGATTGCTCAGATGCTTGAAGTTAAAAAAACAGGTAATGCATTAGTTTATCAAACCGCAGTTAATCAAATTATTGCATTCTCAGGTAAGACTAATTTACTTTTTAATGAAATAGATTATGTCTTATTGGAACAATTTACTCATCATCTTGTTGTAAAAGGGTTAAAGCAAAATAGTATTTCAAATTACCTTAGAACTATTAGAGCGATCTACAATAAGGCTATTAAAGCTAAAGTTTTGAAAGATTCATTTTATCCTTTTGATGATTTGATAATAAAATCAGAAAAGACAGTCAATAGGGCTGTTTTAAAAGAAGATATTGTCAAGTTTGAACAAATGACTTTAGTTGAAAATTCAGGCTCTTGGAAAGCAGTAAATTATTTTCTTTTAAGTTTTTATCTTGTAGGAATATCGTTTACAGATTTAGCTTATTTGAAGCCTCAAAATATTGTTGATGGACGAATATTGTTTAAGAGGAGAAAAACTCATAAGAGCTATTCGATTAAGCTTTTTCCACAGACTGAAAGCATTATCAAGAAGTTTTCTTCAATCGGAAATAAGTATTTATTGCCAATTTTGAATGATACTATTTCTGAAGATAGTAAAAAAGCTAAAATAGTTATTAAACAGTGGATTAAAACAACAAATAAGTACTTAAAAAGAATTGGAGAACAGCAAGGAATTGGTATTCCTATAACAAGTTATGTAGCTAGGCATACTTTTGCAACAACAGCTAAAAAACTTGGCTATTCGAATGAACTTATTGCAGAAGCATTAGGGCATGAATATGGAAATAAAACGACAAATATTTATTTGGATTCATTTGATAAAGAAATAGTTGACGTGATGCATTTTAAGGTTATTTCTTAA
- a CDS encoding acetyl-CoA C-acyltransferase, with the protein MSKRVVIVSAVRTPIGSFMGGLSTITAPKLGAIAIKGALDKIQLDANLVDEVFMGNVIQAGIGQAPARQAAIYADLSTEVACTTVNKVCASGMKAIMLGAQAIQCGDAEIVVAGGMENMSLIPHYMNLRNGTKFGPNTMVDGLQKDGLTDAYDNNAMGVSADLCASEYNITREEQDKFAIQSYERSAKAWSEGKFDNEIVPVAVPQRKGDPIIISKDEEYTNVSLEKIPTLNPVFTKDGTVTAANASTINDGAAAVVLMSEEKAIALGLKPLAYIKGYADAAQEPKWFTTSPAKAIPKALAKAKLTLDEIDYFEFNEAFSVVGLANSKILGLNNEKVNINGGAVSLGHPLGCSGARIIVTLLNVLEQNNGKYGAAAICNGGGGASALIIERYIS; encoded by the coding sequence ATGAGCAAAAGAGTTGTTATCGTTTCTGCTGTTAGAACACCTATCGGCAGTTTTATGGGAGGATTATCTACAATTACCGCTCCAAAATTAGGCGCAATAGCCATAAAAGGAGCTTTAGACAAAATTCAATTAGATGCAAATTTAGTCGACGAAGTTTTTATGGGCAACGTAATTCAAGCTGGAATAGGTCAAGCACCTGCTCGACAAGCTGCAATTTACGCCGATCTTTCAACTGAAGTAGCCTGCACAACAGTCAACAAAGTATGCGCCTCAGGAATGAAAGCTATCATGTTAGGAGCCCAAGCCATACAGTGTGGAGATGCTGAAATTGTAGTTGCTGGAGGAATGGAAAACATGAGTTTGATTCCTCATTATATGAATTTAAGAAATGGGACCAAATTTGGACCAAACACAATGGTAGACGGATTACAAAAAGACGGACTAACAGATGCTTACGATAATAATGCAATGGGAGTTTCTGCAGACCTATGCGCATCAGAATACAATATCACAAGAGAAGAACAAGATAAGTTTGCTATTCAATCATACGAACGCTCTGCAAAAGCTTGGAGCGAAGGTAAATTCGATAATGAAATTGTTCCTGTAGCGGTTCCACAAAGAAAAGGTGACCCAATTATTATTTCCAAAGATGAAGAATATACAAATGTTTCACTTGAAAAAATTCCAACATTAAATCCAGTATTTACAAAAGACGGGACAGTTACTGCTGCAAACGCCTCTACTATAAATGATGGAGCCGCTGCTGTTGTATTAATGAGCGAAGAAAAAGCAATTGCTTTAGGATTAAAACCATTGGCCTACATAAAAGGATATGCAGATGCTGCACAAGAACCAAAATGGTTCACAACAAGTCCTGCAAAAGCAATCCCAAAAGCTTTAGCAAAAGCAAAACTAACATTGGATGAAATTGATTATTTCGAATTTAACGAAGCATTTTCAGTAGTTGGATTAGCCAATTCAAAAATACTTGGATTAAATAATGAAAAGGTTAATATAAACGGAGGAGCAGTTTCGCTTGGTCACCCATTAGGATGTTCTGGCGCACGTATTATCGTAACTTTATTGAACGTATTAGAACAAAACAATGGCAAATATGGAGCAGCTGCTATTTGCAATGGAGGTGGCGGAGCATCAGCCTTAATTATAGAAAGATATATTTCATAA
- a CDS encoding C40 family peptidase, translated as MFGICNLAIIPLRAEASDKSEIVSQVLFGEHFKVLEQLKQWTHIKMQFDGYEGWIDTKQFQTISESHYNQLSSDAIILNADLIEYILGPSNSLIPIPLGSSLSFLNYPEINTASFDFEGTKISGVKQKINILNSAFMYLNAPYLWGGKTPFGIDCSGFTQMAYKLNGYKLLRDASQQATQGEALSFIEESEPGDLAFFDNDEGNIIHVGIIMENNYIIHASGKVRIDRLDHLGIYNAESNKHTHKLRVIKKII; from the coding sequence ATGTTTGGAATTTGTAATTTAGCCATTATTCCACTTCGCGCAGAAGCCAGTGACAAAAGTGAAATTGTTTCACAAGTATTATTTGGAGAACATTTCAAAGTTTTGGAACAACTCAAACAATGGACTCATATCAAGATGCAATTTGATGGATACGAAGGCTGGATAGACACAAAACAGTTTCAAACAATTTCAGAATCACATTACAATCAACTTTCTTCAGATGCTATAATTCTTAATGCTGATTTAATTGAATATATTTTAGGCCCATCCAATTCATTAATCCCAATTCCTTTAGGCTCATCTTTATCTTTTTTAAATTATCCCGAAATTAACACTGCTTCTTTTGATTTTGAAGGGACAAAAATAAGTGGGGTAAAACAAAAAATCAACATACTTAATTCGGCTTTCATGTATCTCAATGCTCCTTATTTATGGGGAGGAAAAACACCTTTTGGAATAGATTGTTCTGGATTCACACAAATGGCTTACAAACTAAATGGTTACAAGCTACTAAGAGATGCATCCCAACAAGCAACACAAGGAGAAGCATTAAGCTTTATAGAAGAAAGCGAACCTGGTGATTTAGCTTTTTTTGATAACGATGAAGGAAATATAATTCATGTAGGTATTATAATGGAAAATAATTACATTATTCACGCAAGTGGCAAGGTGAGAATTGACAGATTAGATCATTTAGGAATATACAATGCCGAAAGCAATAAACACACTCATAAACTCAGAGTAATTAAAAAGATAATATAA
- a CDS encoding tetratricopeptide repeat protein: protein MKRKFVILSIVLLINVGMNAQKAQIKEAQTVFSSGKSQDALGILKKTEYLIVNANDEDKSDFYFLKGNALKDLASKNVDAANNFSLASEAYQELIKSENEVGKYKFTLQANTALKEMKSKLVNGAVDDYKTGKYKESAEKSYKVYLFDKRDTLNLFNAASSSMTAKDYDSAITYYEELKKVNYSGKGIIYYATNKKTKEEDAFISAGARDSGILATLYEKPRDAFSPSKKLEINKNLAYIYLEKNDFVKAEICYNKVLELDPRYIDAYINLAYVKLESKKSLVDQMSALGNTPKEMQQYDELKSKKDNLVKSAIPYLKKALDIDPKNQDVIKSLMGVYRSLDMTNEYNALKATM, encoded by the coding sequence ATGAAAAGAAAATTTGTAATACTATCAATAGTGTTATTGATAAATGTTGGAATGAATGCCCAAAAAGCACAAATTAAAGAAGCTCAAACTGTTTTTTCGAGCGGTAAATCTCAAGATGCTTTGGGTATTTTGAAAAAAACGGAATATCTTATTGTTAATGCAAATGATGAAGATAAATCTGATTTTTATTTTTTAAAAGGAAATGCTTTAAAAGATTTAGCATCGAAAAATGTTGACGCTGCTAATAATTTTTCTTTGGCATCTGAAGCTTATCAAGAATTAATTAAGTCTGAAAATGAAGTAGGGAAGTATAAGTTTACTTTACAGGCTAATACGGCATTAAAAGAGATGAAATCCAAGTTGGTAAATGGTGCAGTTGATGATTATAAAACCGGAAAGTATAAAGAGAGTGCAGAAAAAAGCTATAAAGTTTATTTGTTTGATAAAAGAGATACTTTAAATTTATTTAATGCTGCTTCTTCATCCATGACTGCAAAAGATTATGATTCTGCAATTACATATTATGAAGAATTAAAAAAAGTCAATTATTCAGGAAAAGGAATTATTTATTATGCAACTAATAAAAAAACGAAAGAAGAAGATGCATTTATTTCTGCTGGTGCAAGAGATTCTGGTATTTTAGCAACTCTTTATGAAAAACCCAGAGATGCATTTTCTCCTTCCAAAAAATTGGAAATCAATAAGAATTTAGCATATATCTATTTAGAGAAAAATGATTTCGTGAAAGCTGAAATTTGTTATAATAAAGTATTGGAGTTAGATCCTAGATATATTGATGCCTATATTAATTTAGCTTATGTTAAATTAGAATCTAAGAAATCCTTAGTGGATCAAATGTCAGCATTAGGAAATACTCCAAAAGAAATGCAACAATATGATGAATTAAAAAGCAAAAAAGATAATTTGGTAAAAAGTGCTATTCCATATCTAAAAAAAGCGTTAGATATAGACCCTAAAAATCAAGATGTTATAAAGTCTTTAATGGGGGTGTATCGATCTCTTGATATGACAAATGAATACAATGCTTTAAAAGCAACGATGTAA
- a CDS encoding lipopolysaccharide assembly protein LapB — MKSRYVIIASALFLSVTSFAQKNEIKAAEKALKDGKSDEAITILTAAEYLTANAPDAEKAQFLFVKGNAYLDLSNKKVDADKNLILAAKAYQDLIAAEKVTGKSKYSAQAATSIAEIRGKLINGAIDDTKVDKNAQGAEKLYQAYLLEKKDTINLYYAASTYVNAKDYDSALKLYKELKDLNYSGKATYYYAVNKVNSQEDFFTTAVDRDRLVKMGTHEKPRTENVPSKRGEIYKNVALIYVQQGKVDEAKKAVSDARKANPEDTSLILTEANLYLETKDMDTYKKLISEALTKNPNDVDLIFNLGVISAQAKNNAEAEKFYAKVMELNPKYTNAYINMAALKLEDEKNIIEAMNKLGTSADDMKKYNTLKKKREDLFRSTIPYLVKAVELDPKNQDVSKTLLNVYSALEMTAEYKALKAKM, encoded by the coding sequence ATGAAAAGTAGATATGTAATAATTGCGTCAGCATTATTTTTATCAGTAACGAGTTTTGCTCAAAAAAATGAAATAAAAGCTGCTGAAAAAGCACTAAAAGATGGGAAATCGGATGAAGCGATAACTATTTTAACAGCAGCTGAATATTTAACCGCTAATGCACCTGATGCAGAAAAGGCACAGTTCTTATTTGTAAAAGGAAATGCATATTTAGATTTATCTAATAAAAAAGTAGATGCTGATAAGAATTTGATTTTGGCTGCAAAGGCTTATCAAGATTTAATTGCAGCTGAAAAAGTTACAGGTAAATCAAAATATTCTGCACAAGCTGCAACTTCAATTGCAGAAATTAGAGGAAAATTGATTAACGGAGCTATTGATGATACAAAAGTTGACAAAAATGCACAGGGAGCGGAGAAACTTTATCAAGCTTATTTGTTAGAGAAAAAAGATACTATAAATCTTTATTATGCAGCTTCGACTTATGTCAATGCAAAAGATTATGATAGTGCTTTGAAACTTTATAAAGAGTTGAAAGATTTGAATTATTCTGGAAAAGCAACTTATTATTATGCAGTTAATAAAGTGAATAGCCAAGAAGATTTTTTTACTACAGCTGTTGATAGAGATCGATTGGTTAAAATGGGAACTCATGAAAAGCCAAGAACTGAAAATGTGCCTTCTAAAAGAGGAGAGATTTACAAAAATGTGGCATTAATTTATGTTCAGCAAGGGAAAGTGGATGAAGCAAAAAAAGCAGTTTCAGATGCTAGAAAAGCAAATCCTGAAGATACTTCTTTGATATTGACAGAAGCTAATTTGTATCTTGAAACTAAAGATATGGATACATATAAAAAATTAATTTCTGAAGCGTTAACGAAAAATCCTAATGATGTAGATTTGATTTTTAACTTAGGTGTTATAAGTGCTCAAGCAAAAAATAATGCTGAAGCTGAAAAATTCTATGCTAAAGTTATGGAATTGAATCCAAAGTATACCAATGCTTATATTAATATGGCGGCCCTGAAGTTAGAGGATGAAAAAAACATCATTGAAGCTATGAATAAATTGGGTACGTCTGCAGATGATATGAAAAAATATAACACTTTGAAAAAGAAAAGAGAGGACTTGTTTAGAAGTACTATTCCTTACTTGGTAAAAGCAGTTGAATTAGATCCTAAAAATCAAGACGTTTCAAAGACATTATTGAATGTATATAGTGCTCTTGAAATGACTGCAGAATATAAAGCATTGAAGGCTAAAATGTAG
- the gyrA gene encoding DNA gyrase subunit A has product MSEGEKLIPINIEDEMKSAYIDYSMSVIVSRALPDVRDGLKPVHRRVLYGMYDLGVTSRSAHKKSARIVGEVLGKYHPHGDTSVYDAMVRMAQEWSMRYLLVDGQGNFGSVDGDSPAAMRYTEARMRKISEEIMADIEKETVDFQLNFDDTLYEPKVMPTRVPTLLINGATGIAVGMATNMPPHNLTEVINGTLAYLENNDIEIDELMNHIKAPDFPTGGIIYGYEGVREAFKTGRGRIVMRAKVGFEEVDGRESIIVTEIPYQVNKADMIKRTADLVNEKKIDGIANIRDESDRNGMRIVYILKRDATPNVVLNTLYKYTQLQSSFSVNNIALVKGRPQMLNLKDMIHYFIEHRHDVVVRRTQFELRKAEERAHILEGLIIASDNIDEVIALIRGSKNTEEAREKLIERFKLSDIQARAIVEMRLRQLTGLEQDKLRAEFEELMKLIEYLKALLADVNLRTALIKEELEEIREKYGDERRSQIEYSGGDVSIEDLIADENVVITISHAGYIKRTNLTEYKTQNRGGVGQKSAGTRDQDFLEHMFVATNHQYMMFFTQKGKCFWMRVYEIPEGSKTAKGRAIQNLVNIESDDKVKAFICTQDLKDKEYINSHNLVMVTKKGQVKKTSLEKYSKPRVNGVAAITIKEGDELLEAKLTNGESQIILAVKSGKLVRFEETKTRPMGRTASGVRGISLKDDTDEVIGMVTVDKDNVADSQILVVTENGYGKRTKLVDDDGEDVYRITNRGGKGVKTLNITEKTGKLISINAVTDADDLMIINKSGLTIRMAIEDLRVMGRATQGVRLINLKGKDSIAAVTKVMKDDVAEVVVDEDGNVIESVIERVKPDLEVLEDEGVVEDEEEDDSEEEVEEDDSDEDDADDEA; this is encoded by the coding sequence ATGTCTGAAGGAGAAAAGTTAATTCCTATTAACATTGAAGATGAAATGAAATCAGCTTACATCGATTATTCGATGTCGGTAATTGTCTCAAGAGCGCTTCCTGATGTAAGAGATGGTTTGAAGCCAGTGCATCGAAGAGTACTTTACGGAATGTATGATTTAGGAGTAACTTCAAGATCTGCCCACAAAAAATCTGCAAGAATAGTCGGGGAAGTTTTAGGAAAGTATCACCCACATGGAGATACCTCGGTTTATGATGCAATGGTGCGTATGGCTCAAGAATGGAGTATGCGTTATTTATTAGTTGATGGACAAGGTAACTTTGGATCTGTAGATGGTGATAGTCCGGCGGCAATGCGTTATACTGAGGCCAGAATGAGAAAGATTTCGGAAGAAATTATGGCCGATATCGAAAAAGAAACAGTTGATTTTCAATTAAATTTTGACGATACTTTATATGAACCAAAAGTAATGCCAACCAGAGTTCCTACTTTGTTAATCAATGGAGCAACGGGAATTGCTGTAGGGATGGCTACTAATATGCCTCCACATAATTTAACAGAGGTTATCAATGGTACATTAGCGTATCTTGAAAATAATGATATTGAAATTGATGAATTGATGAATCATATTAAAGCTCCAGATTTTCCTACTGGTGGTATAATATATGGTTATGAAGGTGTTCGTGAAGCTTTTAAAACGGGTAGAGGGCGTATTGTTATGCGTGCCAAAGTTGGTTTTGAGGAAGTAGACGGAAGAGAATCTATAATTGTTACCGAAATTCCATACCAAGTTAATAAAGCTGATATGATCAAACGTACGGCTGATTTGGTTAATGAGAAAAAAATAGATGGTATTGCTAATATTCGAGACGAATCGGATAGAAATGGTATGCGTATTGTTTATATTTTAAAACGTGATGCAACGCCAAATGTGGTTTTGAATACCTTATATAAATATACACAATTACAATCTTCATTCAGTGTAAACAACATTGCATTGGTAAAAGGTCGCCCACAAATGTTGAATCTAAAAGATATGATTCATTATTTTATAGAGCACCGTCATGATGTTGTAGTTCGTAGAACGCAATTTGAATTACGTAAAGCTGAAGAAAGAGCGCATATTTTAGAAGGTTTAATCATTGCTTCAGATAATATTGATGAAGTTATTGCGTTAATTAGGGGGTCTAAAAACACTGAGGAAGCTCGTGAGAAATTAATCGAAAGATTTAAGTTGTCAGATATTCAAGCCAGAGCTATTGTAGAGATGCGTTTGCGTCAGTTAACAGGTCTGGAACAAGATAAGTTAAGAGCTGAATTTGAAGAATTAATGAAATTAATCGAGTATTTAAAGGCTTTATTAGCAGATGTTAATTTAAGAACAGCATTAATTAAAGAAGAGCTTGAAGAGATTCGTGAGAAATATGGTGATGAGCGTCGTTCTCAAATTGAGTATTCAGGTGGAGATGTTAGTATTGAAGATTTAATTGCTGATGAAAATGTAGTAATTACTATTTCTCATGCAGGTTATATCAAACGTACAAACCTTACAGAATACAAAACTCAAAATAGGGGAGGAGTTGGTCAAAAAAGTGCTGGAACAAGAGATCAAGATTTCTTAGAACACATGTTTGTTGCTACTAATCACCAATATATGATGTTCTTTACTCAGAAAGGAAAATGTTTCTGGATGCGTGTTTATGAAATTCCAGAAGGAAGTAAAACGGCAAAAGGTAGAGCGATTCAAAACTTGGTTAATATTGAAAGTGATGATAAAGTAAAAGCCTTCATTTGTACTCAAGATTTAAAGGATAAAGAATATATCAATAGTCATAATCTTGTAATGGTAACTAAAAAAGGACAGGTTAAGAAAACGTCTTTAGAGAAATATTCTAAGCCTAGGGTAAATGGTGTTGCTGCAATTACTATTAAGGAAGGTGATGAGTTATTAGAAGCGAAATTAACTAACGGAGAAAGTCAGATTATTTTGGCTGTTAAATCTGGAAAATTAGTTCGTTTTGAAGAAACTAAAACGCGTCCGATGGGAAGAACAGCTTCTGGAGTTCGTGGAATTTCATTAAAAGACGATACCGATGAAGTAATTGGTATGGTTACTGTTGATAAAGATAATGTTGCTGATTCTCAAATATTGGTTGTTACTGAAAACGGATATGGTAAACGTACTAAATTAGTTGATGATGATGGAGAAGATGTTTATAGAATTACAAACCGTGGAGGAAAAGGAGTAAAGACTCTTAATATTACCGAAAAAACGGGGAAATTAATTTCGATTAATGCAGTAACAGATGCTGATGATTTAATGATTATTAATAAATCAGGATTGACAATTAGAATGGCAATTGAAGATTTGCGTGTCATGGGTCGTGCTACTCAAGGAGTTAGATTGATTAACTTGAAAGGAAAAGATTCTATCGCAGCGGTTACAAAAGTCATGAAAGATGATGTTGCTGAAGTTGTTGTTGATGAAGATGGTAATGTTATCGAATCAGTGATAGAGAGAGTGAAGCCTGATCTAGAAGTTCTGGAAGATGAAGGTGTCGTTGAAGATGAAGAAGAAGATGATTCCGAGGAGGAAGTAGAGGAAGATGATTCGGATGAGGATGATGCTGATGATGAAGCATAA